The genomic interval AGGTGAGATGTTTACCTGGAGCTCAGgacttcctgctcctcctccggGGGTTTCCCCGATCTAACCCAACATTCGTTTCTCTCAGAGTTTTGTTTCAGAACAAGGCTGACGTCTGGGAGGAGATCGAGGCAAAGATCAACGCTGAGAATGAAGTTCCCCTCCTGAAAACCTCCAACAAGGTTCCTCTGCAGATCCATCAGCTTTATCAAGCAGAAATGAGATGTCCCCAGAAGCTCCTCTGGAACCTTCTCTCTGCTTTCTGTTGCAGGAAATCACCTCCATCCTAAAGGAGCTGAGAAGAGTTCAACGGCAGCTGGAAGGTAAATGCACATTAGTtcacattttctccttttatttggTAATTTTGCATgaattttaagatgttttagctttttactgAAACTAAACCTCTGTTTCCCCTCCACACATCGATTTAAAAGACCTCAGGCTGCAGAAACACTTTTATAGAGTCTAACTTCCCTGAGATCTCAGCATTAAGATCTGGGCGCAGACACTCAGTCTgagtagttgttgttgttgttgtttcagtaaTAAACACCATCGTGGAGCCCGGTGGGAGCCTTCAGGCTGCAGCCGTCGGGACGTCGACTCTCAGCCAAACTCGGCCGTCCTCCAAGGAGAAGAAACCCGCCACCAAGACCCGAAGCTCCAACGCCAACGAAAGCACCAAGCGACCGCCTCGTGGGCCCGACGGGGCCCACTACATGTCCTGAGCAGGCCACCGTAGCACCTCCACTCCTCCGGCAGCTTCAGCTCCGCTCGGGTTCAGAGAGGCGGAGCTTAAACACAGGTTAACACGTGTCCGTTAATCAGATTACCTCCGGCTCTGCTTCTAACTCCTCCTGAAAACATGACTGTTTCTGTACTTTTTGGCGGttttacagcacaaacacagatgtgatgaaaatctgttttcttcttgttagtTTTCCACAATGCATTGCACACTGGACTTAACTTAAAGGGTTAttctggccattttgaagtagggttctgtagaaaagttatAAGAAAATGATCCATGCCAGTAGCAGagagctctttgaacgacctcagctCGAAGAAAAAGAGTTTACATCCAGCAGAACTGACAgggttctaaaacctggactaatgcacccccataccatcagagaggcaggctgacctcagaacagttctcctctttggtccagaggagacacatctggcttcttctctgcctgatagagctttaagcagcatttgtggacggcacggtgaactgtgtttacagacagtgttcctgagcagaacagaaccagaaccagaacctggttttaatgcagttccttctgacagattcagtcTCTAAATGCTCGTCTTGTCtccagtcctctgactgacctgtcTCCAGTTAACCCAGTTAgttgaaaaatgttcaaataattaaattctgtttatatttacattttacacaacatcccaacttttttagGACTGGAATTCTTCATAACTTTTCTTCAGAACCAAAACATTACGGTCCTAAAGATACTGTTTTGACCAAGCCCTGAAGGATCTGTCCTTCTGTCCATGTCCTTTGTTCTCTGCGTTGTTGGACAAAACTGAGCCTCAGCAGCACAATCCAGAACCACACATCTAATCCCGGCATCCCTCACAGCTTGGGTCTTGGACCCGGCTGGTTCTGGGATCAGGAGAACTTGTGCCGTTTGTAGAAAAGCTGCCGGTGGTGTGGATGCACCGACACTGTCCAGAACAAACATCCCATCTGTGTCCGGTCATGTAGTCAGAAGTAAGCATCGTGATTGGCCGCAGTGTTTCTCTGTAGAGCTGCTTCCACGTCGCACAAGCTCAACCAAACTTAGCCGAAGCTACAAAAACCAAGCAGCTGCTCACACCCAAGTATTATACAGAAGTATATTAATAACTTTGTGCTTTGATGAGTTGTTGTGTTGCATTTGAACAGATGATAGACTGTGCCCTCCTAGCTTtctctgtgtgtatttatgaagcaaaagtcacatttttctgTCCCTCAGAAGTTTCCCGCGCTGCTTCCGTTCCTCAGACAGGAAACACGTTGTTCCACTGAATGTTTCTGAGCTGGTTCTGTTTCATCTCACTGTGGGTTTATCTTAGAGCTGCTTCAGTCTCGCTGAATGTTGGAGAGTTTCTATGAAATACCTGTTCATCAAATATACGGATTCTTAAACACTTTGCCTTTTCAATCTGGATGAATGAAACCCAGAAATGCAGACAGATAAATCTGTGATCAGACCATGACGTGGCTCGGCCTTGGCCTTCAGCTTGGAGGGTTTTTGGCTCGTAGGAACGTTGCTGTGATGAGGAGAACGGCTGTTATTGGAATGTAAAGTTATAAATAGAGACAGGAGCGGGATTTGATTATATGGTAAAACAGCCTGCCGTACTCTGTGCCCGTTCACATGTCACCATGCGCTCGGCTCGATGGCAGAAAACTCCCGACAGAAGGTGAAGATGTCCAAGAGTGGAGGGAGAAATGAGACTTAAAGTTGAATAAGTTAATTCCACCTGACGTCAGCCGACTTTCAAATGTGATCCTCTGTGCACCTAAAATCAGGATGAAGCCCTTTATACCCCCGATTCCTCCCCTGAAGACGAACCACGTCTCTCCTGATCAGTAACTGAAGCTGAAGATGGTCTCATTAATTTGATTATGATTCATgtagaaatgttattttcaaacctGTGCTGTACGAAGGAAGTGGTTAGAGTTGTTGGAGAGAAGTGAAATCCTGTcggatgtgtgtgtttctgctgctgtagttGCTGTGAGTTGAGctgaagtttgtgtgtttttgtgttaaagcagctgaaacttcTCCTTggaaagaataaaacaggaaaacgcTGAAGCCCTCATTAGCCTAGCTTTGCATAAAGACCGAAAACGAGTTCAGTTTCACTCCATGGATGGAGGAAAATGCTGTCCTTCCATCAGGTGGGGTTCATCAGGTCAGATTCTCTTTTCTTCAACTCAGAAACGATTGAAGGTTTGTGATTAATTTTCGTTTTAATGCTTCATCTTTGGGCTAAAAAGGGATCTGTTTACagtgtttgcagtttgtttccACGATTCTCAACATTAAATCTAAAATGATGCCAAAAACTCAGATagtctaaaaataaatccatgttttctgattttatcgCCAACATGTAAGCGAACCTGTGAGGCCCCAGGATTGAACGCCACCAGAAACACGAATCGAATCTTGTTGCGTTTGCTGCTGAAACCAGAACTccttcaagttgtttttgtcttttattgtcttcagtAAAAATCACATAACATGTAGTGCCAAGCTAGGCTAACAGAGATCattatatctgaaaaaaaaaagaaacaagcgcAAACGAACTGCTGGAAATAATATATATGGCTGGAAAGTCAAATATTAgacctttattttgtaaagtgcATGTTTCCTGTAGCTTGAGGCAGGTGAGATTTTGaagttagatcaccaaatgtgcactttttcatttgacAGACACCTTGTAAATATGGGTGGAGCTTTTATTGATGAGTTCAGAGAtgattttatttcctgcagcCATTGAGAATGTATTAATTTCTGAGCTGGCTCTTGCTGTGATGATGTAACTGCTGCTGTGAACAGGTAACCCATCCGTTTGTGTTTCCTTTCAGTGCATGCACCTGTGAACAAATGAGCTGACGAAGCAAACatgtttgtctcctttttttacGCATTTTATTAGATGATGGTCCTGCAGGCGGCCTGATCGGTTATTTATAAATTTCCAGTGGTTTACACACGTTTCAACTCTGATTTGTTCATCATCAACAAACTTTCTTTGTATCACCATATCATTTGTAATAAACGGATTTCATGCACTCTTCTGGTGAACGTCAGTGATGTTTTTATGCAGGTTCTATatgtttaaagcactgattttatttatttaacaggaaAACTACAACAGGCTGGGTTCAAGGTGAGAGGCGATGACAAGTTGGGAACCCAGATTTAGAAGAATGAAATCCAGAAATGGGTTTACGGAAAGACGGGGAGTCAGGAAGTCAGGTTAGAAATGAGAAAATGATTCTAAATTAGAGCTCAAAGACAGAAACTAGAAATGGACAAGATCAGGTGtgaaacaagaaaaggaaaaactcaagttacagaaaaaagctaaaatataaaatataaaacataaaaaaggttaaaacttgATTAAACCCTTACAGaccaaaaaacagctgattatgattcttcagtgtttctacctgcagtaaaaaaataaactcaaatatttCAAAGTAAACCGTCCTTCCAAAGGTTTCCCAAAACCTCCTGATCCAgatcttcagtttgtttttattcagaagaagagtttatatttgtaaaatattcaaactcTCAATGAGCTCATCAAATCACACTTTATTCTGAGAgtgtcatttcaaaataaaagctcagaacATCTAAACATGCCATTTATCTTTAGAGCCTAAtagataacattttaaaaaacgataaaaataaaaattaatacatttaaatctTCTGGATTCGCTGATTTTCTGAACACTTCAACAAATCCTGATGTGGGACAAATAAAGAGCAGCAGCCGTCCTCCGGTCAGCACTGATGGGACCTGAGCTCCTCCCAGGTGTGTTTGCTCTTCACCTGCTCACACAGACCTTCTCACCGATTGGCTGAATGAAGCCACGTCAATCTGGAGATGTTAGACTCCGCCCATCACCAGCTCCTGAGTCTCCGCCCCCTCCGCAGGTCGACCTGAACACAAATCACCTGTTCTGTTAAGAAGAAGGTGAAACGTCAACTTGCTCTGTGAGCAGGGCAACCTCACCTCTCACCTGTCACCTGCTGGCGTCCCTCTGTGACATCACTGCTGACGTCATCTGGAGGCCAGCGCAGCTCTCCACTCTCCACATCGTCTGCGTCGGTGGGCTCCACCACGATGGATGGGAGGCGCTTGGAAAGCTTTGGAAAACGCTCCTTGGGCTCCGGAAACACCTGAGGAGGAGTGGACCAATCAGAAGGCTGCTTCCTGACTCCAGCTGCAGGTGCTGTGGCTCCGTCAGGAGAATTTAACGACATCACATTTCATCCGTTCAGTCAAACGAACTTCTACTCAGATCTTCCATCGATGAGGGCAGAGTctctagagcaggggtctccaaccctggtcctcagggccaccatcctgcaggttctccttgttcctctgctccaacacctgattcagaggttaaatcacctcttcatgttctgcagaagcctgttaatcacccattgattcacatcaggtgtgttggagcagagaaacaagtaaaacctgcaggatggtggacctgaggaccaggattggagaacTCTGGTTTAGAGTCAAGGTCGGGATCTTTAGTTTTGgccaaaaagacaaacagaatttaACTCTCATCCTGTCTGAACCACTCTTTACTGAAAGTCATGCAGTCGAGTTTTGAGCGGTCAGTTTTTATCTGCAtggtttgtaaaactgtattccagGCCGTGGACAATATTTCACTGTCCACCTCCGTCCACATCGTCCCTGATGGGGACCTGTGAGGGACCTCCCGCCCGGTGACCAGCAGGGATGAGCATCAGCTCCCCTCGACCCCGAGCAGAAAGAAgccagtttcatttaaatcatcaAACATATAACTGATCTCTGATCAACGTGATTTTCTCTACCAATGATTATGATTCACTTCTGCCTCTCCAGGTTTTAGACAGTTACTGGACAATTCTTATCCCAGGTTTAGTTTCTGTAGTCTCCATATGTGCTTGATCCTTGAGACACAGGATGAgtcacagtttaaaataaatgaatcactTTGGTTCATTTCTACGTTCCTTTTCCAGAACACAGCACAGAGAAATCCCACCTGTAAAGATGCTGGTTCCCCCCCTGAGGCTCCGCCCACTGAGAAGTCACAGGTGCTCATCACCTTGTTGGTCAtcccagccaatcagagacagagaggaaacaggaagctgacagGAGACATTCACACCTGGATTAATTATTCAGATCCTCACATGGAAACGTTAAAACTCTCTGTGACGTTATCATGAATCCAAATCTAAACTCTGACACGTTCTGATCACCTGAGtcctttgtttctttgaagACAAGACATGACAACAGACAGGTGTACcgacacacacattcacacagtgTCTGATTGaagctgagtgtgtgtgtgtgtccagcagagggcgctgaTGATGAAACAGCTCATCAGGATGAAGGTGAGACTAGATGTTCTCTCTCATGTTTCTGAAGATGGCTCACTAACTCATcccatcagtttgttttattgtcacatCAGAGCTAAATGTTTCAGGAGGCAGGAGCTCCCGCTTtcctccagcagagggcgccGTTTCACCTGTAATTAGGACTTCGGGACAGGTGAGACGAGATTCCAGCAGGTAAGACAAACCTGTGGAAACTTCTGGATTATTCAGCACCAGCAGTGAGTTACTTTTTCCAGCAGAGTAACAGAACCTGAAGACGTCGCCGGCTGTCGTGTCGCCATGACAACCGGCGGATGGTTAACATGGATGAATATAGTTAAATGTTTGAAGTGATATTGTCCTCCTTCAATCAGCTCTCTGAGCAGAAACTCACACAGAAATTCAGGATTCAGAGAcgagaaaaccagaaaaactgaaaatctccACATGTTGGAAAGTTTAAAGGCTGTAAAAAGGTGAAGAAAATCCAGAATCAGAGAAATAAACGGGCAGGATGAGGCGAGGCGACCTacctgctgctggtgctgctgatgaagatgatgaaggtGAAGATGAAATGAGCCGTCAGAGCTCCTCAGATGATCAGTCTGCTCTGCTCTCGATTCAAACTGTGTCACAGTgagactgagtgtgtgtgtgtgtgtgtgtgtgtgtgtgctttgcaTGCAGTCCTGATTTGACTCGCTGTGTGATTTGCATGAAggagtgtctgtctgtgtgttcttgttgttgttggtgtgtttttaacGGCAGGTGAAGCTTCTGTTCGGATCAGCAAAGTGCAAAAATCAGtcctaaattattatttttagattttccttCCAAGCAGTCAGGCTGATTTTCTTTTGAGATGATA from Kryptolebias marmoratus isolate JLee-2015 linkage group LG19, ASM164957v2, whole genome shotgun sequence carries:
- the si:dkeyp-72h1.1 gene encoding protein LBH isoform X2 gives rise to the protein MTNKVMSTCDFSVGGASGGEPASLQVFPEPKERFPKLSKRLPSIVVEPTDADDVESGELRWPPDDVSSDVTEGRQQVTGERSTCGGGGDSGAGDGRSLTSPD
- the si:dkeyp-72h1.1 gene encoding protein LBH isoform X1, yielding MSLNSPDGATAPAAGVRKQPSDWSTPPQVFPEPKERFPKLSKRLPSIVVEPTDADDVESGELRWPPDDVSSDVTEGRQQVTGERSTCGGGGDSGAGDGRSLTSPD
- the si:dkeyp-72h1.1 gene encoding protein LBH isoform X3, with the protein product MSLNSPDGATAPAAGVRKQPSDWSTPPQVFPEPKERFPKLSKRLPSIVVEPTDADDVESGELRWPPDDVSSDVTEGRQQVTGRPAEGAETQELVMGGV
- the si:dkeyp-72h1.1 gene encoding protein LBH isoform X4, with translation MTNKVMSTCDFSVGGASGGEPASLQVFPEPKERFPKLSKRLPSIVVEPTDADDVESGELRWPPDDVSSDVTEGRQQVTGRPAEGAETQELVMGGV